CGTTGATGTGAAGCTGGCCAGTGGTGAAGTTCTGCGTTACAACGACCCCCGCCGGTTCGGTGCCTGGCTGTGGCAGGAACGCGACAGCGAGCACCCGGTGCTGAGTAAACTGGGGCCGGAACCGTTGAGTGAGGAATTCAATACACCGTATCTGATCGGCAAAGCCCAAGGGAAACGTACGGTGATTAAGCAGTTCATCATGGATAACCAGGTGGTCGTGGGGGTCGGGAATATCTATGCCAATGAGTCCTTGTTCTCGGCGGGGATTCATCCTCAGGCGCCAGCAGGCTCATTGTCACCGGAACGACTGAGTTTATTGGTTGACGAAATTAAAAGCGTGCTGAACAAAGCGATTACGCAGGGCGGCACCACCTTAAAAGATTTCAGGCAGAGTGACGGTAAGCCCGGCTACTTTGCCCAGGAGCTGCAAGTGTATGGCAAGGCAGGTCAGCCGTGCCCACGTTGTGGCCAACGACTCAACGAGGCCAAAATCGGGCAACGTGCTACAGTCTTCTGTAGCGGGTGCCAGCCCCTGTAAATTCATATGTAATCACGGCCTCACTCTGTTTTTAGGGAATGAAAAGGAGATGTGAGCATGCGTTATCTGGTAACTGGCGTGGCAGGATTTATCGGCAGTGCCGTGGCTCAGCGGCTCTGCAGCCTGGGTCATGAAGTGGTCGGGATTGACAACTTCAACAGCTACTATGATGTGAAACTGAAACAGGCCCGGGTGCAGCGGATTACCCATCCGGCATTATTAGTACTGGACTGCGATCTGGCCGACCGGGAAGCCATTGCACGGCTGTTTTTGGCGCATCAGTTCGATCGGGTGATCCATCTGGCGGCGCAGGCTGGCGTGCGCTACTCCCTGGATAATCCCATGACCTATGCTGACAGTAACCTGACGGGTCACCTGACCATTCTGGAAGGCTGTCGTCGTCATCAGATTGAGCATCTGGTCTATGCATCTTCCAGTTCGGTTTACGGCCTGAACCGCAAACTGCCGCTATCGACGGATGACAGTGTTGATCACCCCGTTTCTCTCTATGCAGCAACCAAAAAAGCCAATGAGCTGATGGCGCACACCTATTCCCACCTTTACGGAATTCCGACCACAGGTCTTCGTTTTTTCACCGTTTATGGCCCCTGGGGCAGACCCGATATGGCACTGTTTATGTTTACGGAGGCCATGCTGGCCAGTCAGCCGATTGATATTTATAACCAGGGGGACATGCTGCGCGATTTTACCTACATTGATGATATCGTCGAAGGGGTCGTGCGGATTCAGGACGTGATTCCGACCTCCCAG
This DNA window, taken from Photobacterium sp. CCB-ST2H9, encodes the following:
- the mutM gene encoding bifunctional DNA-formamidopyrimidine glycosylase/DNA-(apurinic or apyrimidinic site) lyase yields the protein MPELPEVEVSRMGITPHVVGQTVTQVTVRNPSLRWPVPAELQLLQGQTIRGVSRRAKYLLLETDAGFAIIHLGMSGSLRILPEDVPPAKHDHVDVKLASGEVLRYNDPRRFGAWLWQERDSEHPVLSKLGPEPLSEEFNTPYLIGKAQGKRTVIKQFIMDNQVVVGVGNIYANESLFSAGIHPQAPAGSLSPERLSLLVDEIKSVLNKAITQGGTTLKDFRQSDGKPGYFAQELQVYGKAGQPCPRCGQRLNEAKIGQRATVFCSGCQPL
- a CDS encoding NAD-dependent epimerase, which gives rise to MRYLVTGVAGFIGSAVAQRLCSLGHEVVGIDNFNSYYDVKLKQARVQRITHPALLVLDCDLADREAIARLFLAHQFDRVIHLAAQAGVRYSLDNPMTYADSNLTGHLTILEGCRRHQIEHLVYASSSSVYGLNRKLPLSTDDSVDHPVSLYAATKKANELMAHTYSHLYGIPTTGLRFFTVYGPWGRPDMALFMFTEAMLASQPIDIYNQGDMLRDFTYIDDIVEGVVRIQDVIPTSQPDWLVETGSPATSSAPYCVYNLGHGQPVKLMDFIAALEKALGREAIKNYMPMQPGDVYATYAETEDLFAVTGFRPQVSVEAGVQRFVDWYLDYYGQSAQGKIAAH